From a region of the Nocardioides ginsengisegetis genome:
- the pyrF gene encoding orotidine-5'-phosphate decarboxylase has product MTPFGTRLHEAVAARGPLCAGIDPHAALLREWGLDDDVAGLERFAMTAAEGLAPHVSVVKPQSAFYERFGSRGIAVLERLIAACRDAGALVLLDVKRGDIGSTSQAYADAYLDPASPLASDAITASPYLGFGSLDPMIDTARKHGAGVFVLALTSNKEGPEVQHATTASGTTVAGTVLDHLRRLNADASPLGSFGAVIGATIGETGEDLAFNGPVLAPGYGAQGGTVADLKRIFGASAGAVLPSSSRELLRHGPDAGALRDAALRTNDELAGLAG; this is encoded by the coding sequence ATGACACCGTTCGGAACCCGACTCCACGAGGCGGTCGCCGCCCGCGGCCCGCTGTGCGCGGGCATCGACCCGCACGCGGCCCTGCTCCGCGAGTGGGGCCTCGACGACGACGTGGCCGGGCTCGAGCGGTTCGCGATGACCGCCGCCGAGGGACTGGCGCCGCACGTGTCGGTCGTGAAGCCGCAGTCGGCGTTCTACGAGCGGTTCGGCTCCCGCGGGATCGCCGTGCTGGAGCGGCTGATCGCCGCCTGCCGCGACGCCGGCGCGCTGGTCCTCCTCGACGTCAAGCGTGGCGACATCGGCTCCACCTCGCAGGCCTACGCCGACGCCTACCTCGACCCCGCCTCCCCGCTCGCCTCCGACGCGATCACGGCCAGCCCCTACCTCGGCTTCGGCTCGCTCGACCCGATGATCGACACCGCACGCAAGCACGGCGCCGGGGTGTTCGTGCTCGCCCTCACCTCCAACAAGGAGGGCCCCGAGGTCCAGCACGCCACCACCGCGTCCGGCACCACCGTCGCCGGCACCGTCCTGGACCACCTCCGCCGCCTCAACGCCGACGCGTCGCCGCTCGGCTCCTTCGGGGCGGTCATCGGGGCCACGATCGGCGAGACGGGGGAGGACCTCGCGTTCAACGGGCCCGTGCTCGCCCCCGGGTACGGCGCCCAGGGAGGCACCGTGGCGGACCTGAAGCGGATCTTCGGGGCCTCGGCCGGGGCCGTGCTGCCCAGCTCCTCGCGCGAGCTGCTGCGCCACGGCCCGGATGCCGGCGCGCTCCGCGACGCGGCCCTGCGCACCAACGACGAGCTCGCCGGGCTGGCCGGCTGA
- a CDS encoding dihydroorotate dehydrogenase electron transfer subunit, translating into MSPVAEPTTATRTPLHVTGELLATKKVGAYRHLTLVAPGVPERFRPGNFVAVSIGAPGSDTTRLARRAFWIHQVKPVGGYGPTLQLVVEPTGPGSQWLASLAPGARLEVTGPLGRPFALPKEPVSCLLVGEGYAAAPLFPLAERLRERGCAVNLLVAGADEAHLLSALEARRSARAVTVVTRDGSVGLRGEVADVVDDVLGRSQAAVVYAAGPLATLHAVAVAAEAHGAWSQTAVEQPLTCATGLCQGCPVPVVGEDGVARRVRACADGPVLRGDRVRWAELLGEAGEPR; encoded by the coding sequence GTGAGCCCGGTCGCCGAGCCCACCACCGCGACGCGCACCCCGCTGCACGTCACGGGTGAGCTGCTCGCGACCAAGAAGGTCGGCGCCTACCGCCACCTGACCCTGGTGGCGCCCGGAGTGCCCGAGCGGTTCCGTCCCGGCAACTTCGTGGCCGTCTCGATCGGCGCCCCCGGGTCGGACACGACCCGGCTGGCCCGACGCGCGTTCTGGATCCACCAGGTCAAGCCCGTCGGCGGCTATGGCCCGACACTCCAGCTCGTCGTCGAGCCGACCGGTCCCGGCAGCCAGTGGCTCGCCTCGCTGGCACCGGGCGCCCGGCTGGAGGTCACCGGCCCGCTCGGCCGGCCGTTCGCCCTGCCCAAGGAGCCGGTCAGCTGCCTGCTCGTGGGGGAGGGGTACGCCGCCGCGCCGCTGTTCCCGCTCGCCGAGCGGCTCCGCGAGCGCGGGTGCGCGGTCAACCTCCTCGTGGCCGGGGCCGACGAGGCGCACCTGCTGTCCGCCCTCGAGGCCCGCCGCTCCGCCCGCGCGGTCACCGTCGTCACCCGCGACGGCTCCGTGGGCCTGCGCGGCGAGGTGGCCGATGTCGTCGACGACGTGCTCGGCCGGTCGCAGGCCGCGGTCGTCTACGCCGCCGGCCCGCTGGCCACGCTCCACGCGGTCGCCGTGGCCGCCGAGGCACACGGCGCGTGGAGCCAGACCGCCGTCGAGCAGCCGCTCACCTGCGCCACGGGCCTGTGCCAGGGCTGCCCGGTGCCCGTCGTCGGCGAGGACGGCGTGGCCCGCCGCGTGCGGGCCTGCGCCGACGGTCCGGTGCTCCGCGGCGACCGGGTGCGCTGGGCCGAGCTGCTCGGTGAGGCGGGCGAGCCGAGGTGA
- the gmk gene encoding guanylate kinase, with protein sequence MAEPRSRLLVLAGPTAVGKGTVAAAVRELHPDVWISVSATTRKPRPGEVHGVHYWFVSDEEFDAMVADGQLLEWAVVHKAARYGTPRGPVEEALAAGRPSMLEIDLQGARQVRETMPDALFVFLAPPSWEELVRRLVGRGTETEEERERRLDTAREELAAEQEFDVTIVNHEVHAAADELVTLMVHDHAHPSVHPPFDNL encoded by the coding sequence GTGGCTGAGCCCCGCTCGCGCCTGCTCGTCCTGGCCGGACCCACCGCCGTCGGCAAGGGGACCGTGGCCGCGGCCGTGCGTGAGCTCCACCCCGACGTCTGGATCTCGGTCTCCGCCACGACCCGCAAACCGCGTCCCGGCGAGGTCCACGGCGTGCACTACTGGTTCGTCTCCGACGAGGAGTTCGACGCCATGGTCGCCGACGGCCAGCTGCTGGAGTGGGCGGTGGTGCACAAGGCCGCCCGCTACGGCACGCCGCGCGGCCCGGTCGAGGAGGCGCTGGCCGCGGGCCGGCCCTCGATGCTCGAGATCGACCTCCAGGGCGCGCGCCAGGTCCGCGAGACCATGCCCGACGCGCTGTTCGTCTTCCTGGCCCCGCCCTCGTGGGAGGAGCTCGTGCGCCGGCTCGTCGGTCGCGGCACCGAGACCGAGGAGGAGCGGGAGCGCCGGCTCGACACCGCGCGCGAGGAGCTGGCGGCCGAGCAGGAGTTCGACGTGACGATCGTCAACCACGAAGTTCACGCTGCAGCCGACGAGTTGGTAACCTTGATGGTGCACGACCATGCGCACCCATCGGTGCACCCCCCATTCGACAACTTGTGA
- a CDS encoding dihydroorotase has product MTSYLIQNVALLGGEPTDLLLADGVVKEIGTIAPADGLETIDATGLVALPGLVDLHTHLREPGREDAETVETGTRAAAMGGFTAVHAMANTEPVADTAGVVEQVWRLGREAGHCDVYPIGAVTVGLKGEQLAELGAMADSAARVRVFSDDGKCVSDAVLMRRALEYVKAFDGVIAQHAQEPRLTEGAQMNEGELSGRLGLAGWPAVAEEAIIARDCLLAAHVDSRLHVCHVSTAGSVEIVRDAKRKGWNVTAEACPHHLLLTDDLAATYDPIYKVNPPLRSQADVEALRAGLADGTIDIVATDHAPHPHEDKDCEWAAAAFGMLGLETALSIVQQTMVDPGLLDWAGVAERMSHAPARIGRVTDHGRPIEVGEPANVVLYDPSVRRTIEASESASLSRNTPYAGMELPGRVVATFLRGTATVLDGKLQ; this is encoded by the coding sequence GTGACCAGCTACCTCATCCAGAACGTCGCCCTCCTCGGCGGCGAGCCGACCGACCTGCTCCTCGCCGACGGCGTGGTCAAGGAGATCGGGACGATCGCGCCCGCCGACGGGCTCGAGACCATCGACGCCACCGGCCTGGTCGCGCTGCCCGGCCTCGTCGACCTCCACACCCACCTGCGCGAGCCGGGTCGTGAGGACGCCGAGACCGTCGAGACCGGCACCCGCGCCGCCGCGATGGGCGGCTTCACCGCCGTCCACGCGATGGCCAACACCGAGCCTGTCGCCGACACCGCCGGCGTCGTCGAGCAGGTCTGGCGGCTGGGCCGCGAAGCCGGCCACTGCGACGTCTATCCCATCGGTGCCGTCACCGTCGGGCTGAAGGGGGAGCAGCTCGCCGAGCTCGGCGCGATGGCCGACTCGGCCGCGCGCGTGCGGGTCTTCTCCGACGACGGCAAGTGCGTCAGCGACGCGGTGCTGATGCGCCGCGCGCTGGAGTACGTCAAGGCGTTCGACGGCGTCATCGCCCAGCACGCCCAGGAGCCGCGCCTGACGGAGGGCGCGCAGATGAACGAGGGCGAGCTCTCCGGCCGCCTCGGGCTCGCCGGCTGGCCGGCCGTCGCCGAGGAGGCGATCATCGCCCGCGACTGCCTGCTCGCCGCCCACGTCGACTCGCGGTTGCACGTCTGCCACGTCTCCACCGCCGGGTCGGTCGAGATCGTCCGTGACGCCAAGCGCAAGGGCTGGAACGTCACCGCCGAGGCGTGCCCCCACCACCTGCTGCTGACCGACGACCTGGCCGCGACGTACGACCCGATCTACAAGGTCAACCCGCCGCTGCGCTCGCAGGCCGACGTGGAGGCGCTGCGCGCCGGCCTGGCCGACGGCACGATCGACATCGTCGCCACCGACCACGCCCCGCACCCCCACGAGGACAAGGACTGCGAGTGGGCGGCCGCCGCCTTCGGCATGCTCGGCCTCGAGACCGCGCTCTCGATCGTCCAGCAGACGATGGTCGACCCGGGCCTGCTCGACTGGGCCGGCGTCGCCGAGCGGATGTCGCACGCCCCGGCCCGGATCGGTCGCGTGACCGACCACGGTCGCCCGATCGAGGTGGGGGAGCCGGCCAACGTCGTGCTCTACGACCCCTCGGTCCGCCGCACCATCGAGGCGAGCGAGTCCGCGTCCCTCTCCCGCAACACGCCGTATGCCGGGATGGAGCTGCCCGGCCGGGTCGTCGCGACGTTCCTGCGCGGCACCGCCACGGTGCTCGACGGGAAGCTCCAGTGA
- a CDS encoding quinone-dependent dihydroorotate dehydrogenase, translated as MTAYRLLFDHLLTRTDPERAHHAGFGAIRAAGPVLARLPRHGTPVEAMGLTFPNVLGMAAGFDKNAVGIDGLAALGFGHVEIGTVTGEGQPGNPKPRLFRLPEDRAVINRMGFNNDGAEVVADRLAARGRRGTEQGGPVLGVNIGKTKVVPEDDAPAVLADYEKSARLLAPHADYLVVNVSSPNTPGLRNLQAVERLQPLLEHVRRTADAVTSARVPLLVKIAPDLSDDDVVAVADMAGAIGLDGIIATNTTISREGLRTDVATVEEIGAGGLSGAPLTERALDVLTLLRKQVGPDLTLVSVGGITTVDDARARLDAGATLLQGYTAFIYEGPLWPTRILRGVRTP; from the coding sequence GTGACGGCCTACCGCCTGCTCTTCGACCACCTGCTGACCCGCACCGACCCCGAGCGGGCGCACCACGCGGGCTTCGGGGCCATCCGGGCCGCCGGCCCGGTCCTGGCTCGGCTGCCGCGCCACGGCACCCCGGTCGAGGCGATGGGGCTGACCTTCCCCAACGTCCTCGGCATGGCCGCGGGCTTCGACAAGAACGCCGTCGGCATCGACGGCCTCGCCGCGCTCGGCTTCGGTCACGTGGAGATCGGCACGGTCACGGGCGAGGGCCAGCCCGGCAACCCCAAGCCGCGGCTGTTCCGGCTGCCCGAGGACCGGGCGGTCATCAACCGGATGGGCTTCAACAACGACGGCGCCGAGGTCGTGGCCGACCGGCTGGCCGCCCGCGGCCGTCGCGGCACGGAGCAGGGCGGCCCGGTCCTGGGCGTCAACATCGGCAAGACCAAGGTCGTGCCCGAGGACGACGCCCCGGCGGTGCTCGCCGACTACGAGAAGAGCGCGCGGCTGCTCGCGCCGCACGCCGACTACCTCGTCGTCAACGTCAGCTCGCCCAACACGCCGGGACTGCGCAACCTCCAGGCGGTGGAGCGGCTCCAGCCGCTCCTCGAGCACGTACGCCGCACCGCCGACGCGGTCACGTCCGCCCGGGTGCCGCTGCTGGTCAAGATCGCGCCGGACCTGTCCGACGACGACGTGGTCGCGGTCGCCGACATGGCCGGGGCGATCGGGCTCGACGGGATCATCGCCACCAACACCACGATCTCCCGCGAGGGGCTCCGCACCGACGTGGCCACGGTCGAGGAGATCGGTGCCGGCGGCCTGTCCGGCGCCCCGCTGACCGAGCGGGCCCTCGACGTACTCACCCTGCTGCGCAAGCAGGTCGGCCCGGACCTCACCCTCGTCTCGGTCGGCGGCATCACCACCGTCGACGACGCCCGGGCCCGGCTCGACGCGGGTGCGACCCTGCTGCAGGGCTACACCGCGTTCATCTACGAGGGGCCCCTGTGGCCCACGCGCATCCTCCGCGGGGTCCGCACGCCGTGA
- the rpoZ gene encoding DNA-directed RNA polymerase subunit omega, whose protein sequence is MSSPNIAAEGVTNPSIDDLLTKTDSKYKLVLYSAKRARQINAYYSQLGEGLLEYVGPLVDTHVQEKPLSIALREINEDLLTCEDVDPAELAAEEAAAKAALESSFSAGE, encoded by the coding sequence GTGTCTTCGCCCAACATCGCCGCCGAGGGTGTCACCAACCCCTCGATCGACGACCTGCTCACCAAGACCGACAGCAAGTACAAGCTGGTCCTCTACAGCGCCAAGCGTGCGCGCCAGATCAACGCCTACTACTCCCAGCTGGGCGAGGGCCTGCTCGAGTACGTCGGCCCGCTCGTCGACACCCACGTGCAGGAGAAGCCCCTCTCGATCGCGCTCCGCGAGATCAACGAGGACCTGCTGACGTGTGAGGACGTCGACCCCGCCGAGCTCGCCGCCGAGGAGGCTGCTGCCAAGGCCGCCCTCGAGTCGTCGTTCAGCGCCGGCGAGTGA
- the carB gene encoding carbamoyl-phosphate synthase large subunit, translated as MPKREDIKSVMVIGSGPIIIGQACEFDYSGTQACRVLKDEGIRVILVNSNPATIMTDPEFADATYVEPITPEYVEKVIAKERPDALLATLGGQTALNSAMALDAAGVLEKYDVELIGASIEAIDRGENRQVFKKIVEDLGGECSKSVICHTMDDCLAAADELGYPMVVRPSFTMGGTGSGMAYDEQDLRRIAGAGLAASPTTEVLLEESILGWKEYELEVMRDTADNVVIICSIENLDPMGVHTGDSITVAPAMTLTDREYQAMRDLAIGIIRSVGVDTGGCNIQYAVNPADGRLIVIEMNPRVSRSSALASKATGFPIAKIAAKVAIGYTLDEIPNDITRETPASFEPSLDYVVVKVPRFAFEKFPGADPTLTTHMKSVGEAMSIGRNFTEALQKSLRSLESKNAVFDFTPLPADLDRAARLEELLVRVATPHDGRLKEVMDAIRVGATPEQVFDATRIDPWFVDQLFLIHEVAEQVASATRLDEATLRLAKRHGFSDAQLGQIRGMREDVVRGVRQALGIRPVYKTVDTCAAEFAATTPYHYSSYDEETEVAPREKEAVIILGSGPNRIGQGIEFDYSCVHASLALSEAGYETIMVNCNPETVSTDYDTSDRLYFEPLTLEDVLEIVHAESQAGPIAGVICQLGGQTPLGLAKGLEANGVRIVGTSPDAIHLAEERGAFGRVLAEAGLPAPKHGMATSFADAKRIADEIAYPVLVRPSYVLGGRGMEIVYDDVALEGYIERATEISPEHPVLVDRFIDDAVEIDVDAIFDGEELFLGGVMEHIEEAGIHSGDSSCALPPITLGDAEIRRIREATEAIARGVGVRGLLNIQYALGSDVLYVLEANPRASRTVPFVSKATATPLAKAAARVMLGESIASLRTAGVLPATGDGGSLPPHQPIAVKEAVMPFNRFRTPDGKQVDTVLGPEMKSTGEVMGLDADFGTAFAKAQTAAFGSLPTSGKVFVSMANRDKRHMIFPIKVLSDHGFEIVATQGTAEVLRRNGVQATVVRKHFEGEGPHGEPTTVGMILAGDIDLVINTPHGSTSGGSARVDGYEIRTAAIMANIPCITTVQGLGAAVQGIEALERGDIGVRSLQDWALRNADGVGGS; from the coding sequence ATGCCCAAGCGCGAGGACATCAAGTCGGTCATGGTGATCGGCTCCGGGCCGATCATCATCGGCCAGGCCTGCGAGTTCGACTACTCCGGCACCCAGGCCTGCCGCGTCCTGAAGGACGAGGGCATCCGGGTGATCCTGGTCAACTCCAACCCGGCGACGATCATGACCGACCCGGAGTTCGCCGACGCGACCTACGTCGAGCCGATCACGCCCGAGTACGTCGAGAAGGTCATCGCCAAGGAGCGCCCCGACGCCCTGCTGGCGACCCTCGGCGGCCAGACGGCGCTGAACTCCGCGATGGCGCTCGACGCGGCCGGCGTCCTGGAGAAGTACGACGTCGAGCTGATCGGTGCCTCCATCGAGGCGATCGACCGCGGTGAGAACCGCCAGGTCTTCAAGAAGATCGTCGAGGACCTCGGTGGCGAGTGCTCCAAGTCGGTCATCTGCCACACGATGGACGACTGCCTGGCCGCCGCCGACGAGCTCGGCTACCCGATGGTGGTGCGCCCGTCGTTCACCATGGGCGGCACCGGCTCCGGCATGGCCTACGACGAGCAGGACCTGCGCCGCATCGCGGGCGCCGGCCTCGCGGCCAGCCCCACCACCGAGGTGCTCCTCGAGGAGTCGATCCTCGGCTGGAAGGAGTACGAGCTCGAGGTCATGCGCGACACCGCCGACAACGTGGTGATCATCTGCTCGATCGAGAACCTCGACCCGATGGGCGTGCACACCGGCGACTCGATCACGGTCGCGCCGGCGATGACCCTGACCGACCGCGAGTACCAGGCGATGCGGGACCTCGCCATCGGCATCATCCGCTCGGTCGGCGTCGACACCGGCGGCTGCAACATCCAGTACGCCGTCAACCCGGCCGACGGCCGGCTGATCGTGATCGAGATGAACCCGCGGGTCTCCCGGTCCAGTGCCCTGGCCTCCAAGGCCACCGGCTTCCCGATCGCCAAGATCGCGGCCAAGGTCGCCATCGGCTACACCCTCGACGAGATCCCCAACGACATCACCCGCGAGACCCCGGCGAGCTTCGAGCCGTCGCTGGACTACGTCGTGGTGAAGGTGCCGCGGTTCGCGTTCGAGAAGTTCCCGGGCGCCGACCCGACCCTGACCACGCACATGAAGTCGGTCGGCGAGGCGATGTCGATCGGCCGCAACTTCACCGAGGCGCTCCAGAAGTCGCTGCGCTCGCTGGAGAGCAAGAACGCCGTCTTCGACTTCACCCCGCTCCCGGCCGACCTGGACCGGGCGGCCCGCCTCGAGGAGCTCCTGGTCCGGGTCGCCACGCCCCACGACGGCCGGCTCAAGGAGGTCATGGACGCGATCCGCGTCGGTGCCACCCCCGAGCAGGTCTTCGACGCCACCAGGATCGACCCCTGGTTCGTCGACCAGCTCTTCCTCATCCACGAGGTCGCCGAGCAGGTCGCCTCCGCCACGCGGCTCGACGAGGCGACGCTGCGCCTGGCCAAGCGGCACGGCTTCTCCGACGCCCAGCTCGGCCAGATCCGCGGCATGCGCGAGGACGTCGTCCGCGGCGTCCGCCAGGCGTTGGGCATCCGGCCGGTCTACAAGACCGTCGACACCTGTGCGGCAGAGTTCGCCGCGACCACGCCGTACCACTACTCCTCCTACGACGAGGAGACCGAGGTCGCGCCGCGGGAGAAGGAAGCCGTGATCATCCTCGGCTCCGGGCCCAACCGGATCGGCCAGGGCATCGAGTTCGACTACTCGTGCGTCCACGCGTCGCTGGCGCTGTCCGAGGCCGGCTACGAGACCATCATGGTCAACTGCAACCCCGAGACCGTCTCGACCGACTACGACACCTCCGACCGCCTCTACTTCGAGCCGCTGACCCTCGAGGACGTCCTCGAGATCGTGCACGCGGAGTCGCAGGCCGGGCCGATCGCCGGTGTCATCTGCCAGCTCGGCGGCCAGACTCCGCTGGGCCTCGCGAAGGGGCTGGAGGCCAACGGCGTCCGCATCGTCGGCACCTCGCCCGACGCGATCCACCTCGCCGAGGAGCGCGGCGCCTTCGGCCGGGTGCTCGCCGAGGCCGGACTGCCCGCGCCCAAGCACGGCATGGCGACGTCGTTCGCCGACGCCAAGCGGATCGCCGACGAGATCGCCTACCCGGTGCTGGTGCGCCCGTCGTACGTCCTGGGCGGCCGCGGCATGGAGATCGTGTACGACGACGTCGCGCTCGAGGGCTACATCGAGCGGGCCACCGAGATCAGTCCCGAGCACCCGGTGCTGGTCGACCGGTTCATCGACGACGCGGTCGAGATCGACGTCGACGCGATCTTCGACGGCGAGGAGCTCTTCCTCGGCGGCGTCATGGAGCACATCGAGGAGGCCGGCATCCACTCCGGAGACTCCTCGTGCGCGCTGCCGCCGATCACCCTCGGCGATGCCGAGATCCGCCGGATCCGCGAGGCCACCGAGGCCATCGCCCGGGGCGTGGGGGTGCGCGGGCTGCTCAACATCCAGTACGCCCTCGGCTCGGACGTCCTCTACGTCCTCGAGGCCAACCCGCGCGCCAGTCGCACCGTGCCGTTCGTGTCCAAGGCGACGGCGACGCCGCTGGCCAAGGCCGCGGCGCGGGTGATGCTCGGCGAGTCCATCGCCTCGCTGCGCACGGCCGGCGTGCTGCCGGCGACCGGCGACGGCGGGTCGCTGCCGCCCCACCAGCCGATCGCGGTCAAGGAGGCGGTGATGCCGTTCAACCGGTTCCGCACCCCCGACGGCAAGCAGGTCGACACGGTCCTCGGCCCGGAGATGAAGTCGACCGGCGAGGTGATGGGCCTCGACGCCGACTTCGGCACGGCCTTCGCGAAGGCCCAGACCGCCGCCTTCGGGTCGCTGCCCACCAGCGGCAAGGTCTTCGTCTCGATGGCCAACCGCGACAAGCGGCACATGATCTTCCCGATCAAGGTGCTCTCCGACCACGGCTTCGAGATCGTCGCGACCCAGGGCACCGCCGAGGTGCTGCGCCGCAACGGCGTGCAGGCGACCGTGGTGCGCAAGCACTTCGAGGGCGAGGGGCCCCACGGTGAGCCGACCACGGTCGGGATGATCCTGGCCGGCGACATCGACCTGGTCATCAACACCCCGCACGGCTCCACCAGCGGTGGCTCGGCGCGCGTGGACGGCTACGAGATCCGCACGGCAGCCATCATGGCCAACATCCCGTGCATCACCACCGTCCAGGGGCTCGGCGCGGCCGTGCAGGGCATCGAGGCGCTGGAGCGGGGCGACATCGGTGTCCGCAGCCTGCAGGACTGGGCGCTGCGCAACGCGGACGGCGTGGGGGGCTCGTGA
- the carA gene encoding glutamine-hydrolyzing carbamoyl-phosphate synthase small subunit: protein MSAGVKAALLVLEDGRAFRGQAYGAEGETFGEAVFNTGMTGYQETLTDPSYHRQVVVMTAPHIGNTGINDEDPESRRIWVSGYVVRDPARVPSNWRSRRTLDDELREQGVVGISGVDTRALTRHLRERGAMRVGISTTESDPAALLERVLASAEMAGAELAGEVSTDAAYVVPAVGEKRFTVAALDLGIKSMTPYRMAQRGIEVHVLPAASTLEDVLAVQPDGLFFSNGPGDPAATVGQVELLKGALADGLPYFGICFGNQLFGRALGFGTYKLKYGHRGINQPVMDRTTNKVEVTAHNHGFAVDAPLDGPTQTPYGVATVSHVCLNDDVVEGLELRTPEGDLKAFSVQYHPEAAAGPHDAAYLFDRFVELMERTS, encoded by the coding sequence GTGAGCGCCGGGGTGAAGGCCGCCCTGCTCGTCCTCGAGGACGGCCGCGCGTTCCGGGGACAGGCCTACGGCGCCGAGGGAGAGACCTTCGGCGAGGCGGTCTTCAACACCGGCATGACCGGCTACCAGGAGACGCTCACCGACCCGTCCTACCACCGCCAGGTGGTCGTGATGACGGCCCCGCACATCGGCAACACCGGCATCAACGACGAGGACCCCGAGTCGCGCCGGATCTGGGTCTCGGGCTACGTCGTCCGCGACCCCGCCCGTGTGCCCTCCAACTGGCGCTCCCGGCGCACCCTCGACGACGAGCTGCGCGAGCAGGGCGTCGTCGGGATCTCCGGCGTCGACACCCGGGCGCTGACCCGCCACCTGCGCGAGCGCGGTGCGATGCGGGTCGGGATCTCCACCACGGAGTCCGACCCGGCGGCGCTGCTCGAGCGCGTGCTGGCCTCGGCCGAGATGGCCGGCGCCGAGCTCGCCGGCGAGGTGTCCACGGACGCGGCGTACGTCGTCCCGGCGGTGGGGGAGAAGCGCTTCACCGTCGCGGCCCTCGACCTCGGCATCAAGTCGATGACTCCCTACCGGATGGCCCAGCGCGGGATCGAGGTGCACGTCCTGCCGGCCGCGTCCACCCTGGAGGACGTGCTCGCCGTCCAGCCCGACGGGCTCTTCTTCTCCAACGGGCCCGGTGACCCGGCGGCCACCGTCGGCCAGGTCGAGCTGCTCAAGGGTGCGCTCGCCGACGGGCTGCCCTACTTCGGGATCTGCTTCGGCAACCAGCTCTTCGGCCGCGCGCTCGGCTTCGGCACCTACAAGCTGAAGTACGGCCACCGCGGCATCAACCAGCCGGTGATGGACCGCACGACCAACAAGGTCGAGGTCACCGCGCACAACCACGGCTTCGCCGTGGACGCACCGCTCGACGGCCCGACGCAGACGCCCTACGGCGTCGCGACGGTCAGCCACGTCTGCCTCAACGACGACGTCGTGGAGGGTCTCGAGCTCCGCACCCCCGAGGGCGACCTGAAGGCGTTCTCGGTCCAGTACCACCCCGAGGCCGCCGCCGGCCCGCACGACGCGGCGTACCTCTTCGACCGGTTCGTCGAGCTCATGGAGAGGACTTCCTGA
- the mihF gene encoding integration host factor, actinobacterial type has product MALPPLTPEQRQAALDKAAASRRERAEVKNRLKNSGASILDVLHEGQVNEVIGKMRVVDLLQSLPGLGKVRARQMMERLGIAESRRVRGLGTKQVAALEREFAGRG; this is encoded by the coding sequence GTGGCTCTGCCCCCGCTCACCCCCGAACAGCGCCAGGCGGCCCTCGACAAGGCCGCCGCCTCCCGTCGGGAGCGGGCCGAGGTCAAGAACCGGCTCAAGAACTCCGGGGCCTCGATCCTCGACGTGCTCCACGAGGGCCAGGTCAACGAGGTCATCGGCAAGATGCGCGTCGTCGACCTGCTCCAGTCGCTGCCCGGCCTCGGCAAGGTCCGCGCCCGGCAGATGATGGAGCGGCTCGGCATCGCCGAGAGCCGCCGCGTCCGCGGGCTCGGGACCAAGCAGGTCGCCGCGCTCGAGCGCGAGTTCGCCGGGCGTGGCTGA
- a CDS encoding tRNA-dihydrouridine synthase codes for MSIDLGGLTLANPVMVASGCGGTGRELAAYVDLHELGAFVTRTITLNPRAGGPVPRILETPSGLVHAVGLQNPGLEPFLASELPQLVQQGARVVVSIAGTTLGEYAELARRLGRAPGVAAVEVNLSSPDAVASGVLDVREPFHAANVVAAVHRELPRGLPLLAKVRPDLIRVVESARTVLEAGAAAVVVGNALPAAMPDGRPAGLSGPAIRPLALRCVTEVRDALPDAAIVGCGGIADEADARSFLAAGATAVQVGTALLHDPTTAARLARALTTDREVIG; via the coding sequence GTGAGCATCGACCTCGGCGGGCTGACCCTGGCCAACCCCGTGATGGTTGCCTCCGGCTGCGGAGGCACCGGCCGCGAGCTCGCGGCGTACGTCGACCTCCACGAGCTGGGCGCCTTCGTCACCCGCACGATCACCCTCAACCCCCGCGCGGGCGGACCGGTCCCGCGGATCCTGGAGACGCCGTCAGGGCTCGTGCACGCGGTCGGGCTCCAGAACCCCGGCCTCGAGCCGTTCCTGGCCAGCGAGCTGCCGCAGCTCGTCCAGCAGGGCGCCCGCGTCGTCGTCTCGATCGCGGGTACCACCCTGGGGGAGTACGCCGAGCTGGCCCGACGCCTCGGTCGCGCGCCCGGCGTCGCCGCCGTCGAGGTCAACCTGTCCTCGCCCGACGCCGTCGCCTCGGGCGTGCTCGACGTCCGCGAGCCGTTCCACGCGGCCAACGTCGTCGCCGCCGTGCACCGGGAGCTGCCGCGCGGGCTCCCGCTGCTCGCCAAGGTCCGCCCCGACCTGATCCGTGTGGTCGAGTCGGCGCGCACGGTCCTCGAAGCCGGCGCCGCCGCCGTCGTGGTCGGCAACGCCCTCCCCGCAGCGATGCCCGACGGCCGTCCGGCCGGCCTGAGCGGGCCCGCGATCCGGCCGCTCGCGCTGCGCTGCGTCACCGAGGTCCGCGACGCCCTGCCCGACGCGGCGATCGTCGGCTGCGGCGGCATCGCCGACGAGGCCGACGCCCGCTCCTTCCTCGCTGCCGGCGCCACCGCCGTGCAGGTCGGCACCGCCCTGCTGCACGACCCCACGACCGCCGCGCGGCTGGCCCGCGCCCTGACGACTGACCGGGAGGTCATCGGATGA